One Aquarana catesbeiana isolate 2022-GZ linkage group LG06, ASM4218655v1, whole genome shotgun sequence genomic region harbors:
- the ITPRIPL2 gene encoding inositol 1,4,5-trisphosphate receptor-interacting protein-like 2 codes for MPVYSLNLKVFWLLVVVLFTGIWCMFLTLRRSSNEEKDGSCQEESFSSLQVLIKLGLVLVLCFIVFRCCSSPPKCQRGDITFQQKHQQQVRKNLLESFYEQHIRLSPHVLGHSKAHVSQIVGELIRVGKAKQHDTGVILRGDFVQIGSAYEQHKINSPDFFDILVPLKIPQSLKLEPFFSDMCKELIPCLQGSMICGVAAAKKSEWAKTYKQFSDGFCTEEGFHHALSSTSVQKWFHWKIQRCLNVIRYQFEERSYITLSVFDDKLILKILPRSDYVCCHISMSVRLIPAFHLGDSVFLTAQPWGSNICLENVNLNSYWGINFSKHEQKLLNWFKDQAPSNSCHLKCLQIMKSLRDLNAKTFQPSFTSQWRSIFSSYNLKTALFYLLLKIPFEKWDDLLLMERMADYFMFLKECLQKQSLMHFFLGNSNLPNFIALPKMFKEAMPVNLLEGYGLDLLDQVCFQLLNSWVQMPRILRMSSSPKSFIRESMRCKHSHL; via the coding sequence ATGCCAGTGTATTCACTTAATCTGAAAGTTTTCTGGTTGCTGGTCGTTGTCCTTTTTACAGGCATCTGGTGCATGTTTCTGACTTTGAGGAGGAGCAGCAATGAGGAGAAGGATGGGAGCTGCCAGGAGGAATCATTCAGCAGCTTGCAAGTTCTCATCAAGTTAGGATTGGTACTCGTGCTATGTTTCATTGTCTTCAgatgctgcagctcccccccgaAATGCCAACGTGGGGACATAACTTTCCAGCAAAAGCATCAGCAGCAAGTCAGGAAAAATCTGCTGGAGTCGTTTTATGAACAACACATCAGGCTCTCACCACATGTTCTTGGTCACAGCAAAGCACATGTGAGCCAGATAGTGGGTGAACTCATTAGGGTGGGCAAAGCCAAGCAGCATGACACAGGTGTCATCCTTAGGGGGGACTTTGTTCAGATTGGCAGCGCTTATGAACAGCATAAAATTAACAGTCCAGACTTCTTTGACATCCTGGTGCCACTTAAGATTCCACAAAGTCTCAAATTGGAACCGTTTTTTTCAGATATGTGTAAAGAGCTGATACCCTGTCTTCAGGGTTCCATGATCTGTGGAGTAGCAGCTGCCAAAAAGTCAGAGTGGGCTAAAACATACAAGCAGTTCAGTGATGGCTTCTGCACAGAGGAAGGCTTTCATCATGCACTGTCTTCTACATCTGTCCAGAAATGGTTCCACTGGAAGATACAAAGATGCCTAAACGTGATCAGGTATCAGTTTGAAGAGCGGAGTTACATTACTCTTTCGGTATTTGATGATAAACTCATCCTCAAAATTCTCCCAAGGTCAGATTATGTCTGCTGTCATATCTCCATGTCTGTGAGACTAATACCAGCTTTTCACTTGGGAGATTCAGTGTTCCTAACAGCTCAACCTTGGGGCAGTAATATCTGCCTGGAGAACGTAAATCTAAATTCCTATTGGGGAATTAACTTTTCCAAACATGAGCAAAAGTTATTGAACTGGTTTAAAGATCAGGCCCCTTCTAACTCATGCCACCTGAAGTGCCTACAGATCATGAAGAGCTTGAGGGACCTCAATGCCAAGACCTTCCAACCTTCATTCACATCTCAGTGGAGATCTATTTTCTCTTCCTATAATTTGAAAACAGCGCTCTTTTACCTGTTACTGAAAATTCCATTTGAAAAGTGGGATGATTTGTTACTGATGGAGAGGATGGCAGACTACTTCATGTTCTTGAAAGAATGTTTGCAAAAGCAATCGCTGATGCATTTCTTCTTGGGTAACAGCAATCTTCCAAATTTTATTGCCCTGCCAAAAATGTTCAAAGAAGCAATGCCAGTAAACCTCCTGGAGGGATATGGGTTAGATCTGTTGGACCAAGTGTGTTTTCAGCTTCTTAATTCATGGGTCCAAATGCCCCGGATTCTACGGATGAGTTCCTCTCCAAAAAGCTTTATTAGAGAGTCTATGAGGTGCAAACATTCACATCTCTGA